A genome region from Physeter macrocephalus isolate SW-GA chromosome 4, ASM283717v5, whole genome shotgun sequence includes the following:
- the PEAR1 gene encoding platelet endothelial aggregation receptor 1 isoform X4: MSGPYVRNPACPFPNKVLPEFHTLCARECVHGRCMAPNRCQCVQDWRGDDCSSACAPGVWGPQCDKPCNCGNSSSCDPKSGACSCPSGLQPPHCFRPCSPGRYGPACQFSCQCHGAPCDPQTGACLCPPERTGPSCDVSCSQDNVGFSCPSTPPCQNGGVFQASRGSCSCPPGWMGTICSLPCPEGSYGPNCSRECRCHNGGLCDRFTGQCRCAPGYTGERCREECPVGRFGQDCAETCDCATGARCFPANGACLCEHGFTGDRCAERLCPDGLYGLSCQMPCTCDPEHSLNCHPMSGECSCLPGWAGLHCNESCPQDTHGPGCQEHCLCLHGGVCQPDSGLCRCAPGYTGPHCASLCPPDTYGVNCSARCSCENAIACSPIDGACVCKEGWQHGNCSVPCPPGTWGFGCNASCQCAHEAACSPQTGACTCTPGWHGTHCQLPCLKGHFGEGCASRCDCDHSDGCDPVHGHCQCQAGWTGTRCQLPCPEGFWGANCSNTCTCKNGGTCTPENGNCVCAPGFRGPSCQRPCQPGRYGKRCVPCKCANHSSCHPSNGTCYCMAGWTGPDCSQPCPLGHWGANCAQLCQCRHGGTCHPQHGSCFCPPGRTGRLCLEGCSPGVFGANCSQPCQCGPGERCHPETGACVCPPGHSGAPCRIGSQEPFTMMPTSPVAYNSLGAVIGIAVLGSLVVALVALFIGYRHWQKGKEHQHLAVAYSSGRLDGSEYVMPDVPPSYSHYYSNPSYHTLSQCSPNPPPPNKVPGSQLFASLQAPERPGGAHGHDNHATLPADWKHRREPPPGPLDRGSSRLDRSYSCSYSNRNGPGPFYSKGPISEEGLGASVASLSSENPYATIRDLPSLLGSPRESSYMEMKGPPSGSPPRQPPQLRDSQRRRRHPQPERDSGTYEQPSPLTHDQDSVGSQPPLPPGLPPGHYDSPKNSHIPGHYDLPPVRHPPSPPLRRQDR; the protein is encoded by the exons ATGTCTGGTCCCTACGTGAGGAACCCCGCCTGCCCATTTCCCAACAAGGTGCTTCCAGAATTTCACA CGCTTTGTGCTCGGGAGTGTGTTCATGGCCGCTGCATGGCACCCAATCGGTGCCAATGTGTACAAGACTGGCGGGGCGACGACTGCTCCAGTG cTTGTGCCCCGGGAGTTTGGGGGCCACAGTGTGACAAGCCCTGCAACTGCGGCAACAGCAGCTCCTGTGACCCCAAGAGTGGGGCATGTTCCTGTCCCTCTGGGCTGCAGCCTCCACACTGCTTTCGGCCCTGCTCCCCTGGCCGCTATGGCCCTGCCTGTCAGTTCAGCTGCCAGTGCCATGGGGCACCTTGTGACCCCCAGACCGGAGCCTGCCTCTGCCCCCCAGAGAGAACTGGGCCCAG CTGCGACGTGTCCTGTTCACAGGACAATGTTGGCTTCTCCTGCCCCAGCACCCCTCCTTGCCAAAACGGGGGTGTCTTCCAGGCCTCTCGGGGCTCCTGCAGCTGCCCACCTGGCTGGATG GGCAccatctgttccctgccctgccccgAGGGCTCCTATGGACCCAACTGCTCCCGGGAATGTCGCTGTCACAACGGAGGCCTCTGCGACCGGTTCACCGGGCAGTGTCGCTGCGCTCCGGGATACACAGGGGAACG GTGCCGTGAGGAGTGCCCCGTGGGCCGCTTCGGGCAGGACTGTGCTGAGACTTGCGACTGCGCCACGGGCGCCCGCTGCTTCCCGGCCAACGGCGCGTGTCTGTGCGAACACGGCTTCACTGGGGACCGCTGCGCCGAACGTCTCTGCCCCGACGGCCTCTACGGCCTCAGCTGCCAGATGCCCTGCACCTGCGACCCGGAACACAGTCTCAA CTGCCACCCGATGAGCGGGGAGTGCTCTTGCCTGCCGGGCTGGGCGGGCCTCCACTGCAACGAGAGCTGCCCGCAGGACACGCACGGGCCTGGCTGCCAGGAGCACTGCCTCTGCCTGCACGGCGGCGTCTGCCAGCCCGACAGCGGCCTCTGCCGGTGCGCGCCCGGCTACACG GGCCCGCATTGCGCTAGCCTCTGTCCCCCTGACACCTATGGAGTCAACTGCTCCGCACGCTGCTCCTGCGAAAATGCCATCGCCTGCTCGCCCATCGACGGCGCCTGCGTCTGCAAGGAAG GTTGGCAGCATGGTAACTGCTCTGTGCCCTGCCCGCCTGGAACCTGGGGCTTCGGTTGCAATGCCAGCTGCCAGTGTGCCCACGAGGCAGCCTGCAGCCCCCAAACTGGAGCCTGTACCTGTACCCCTGGGTGGCACGGGACCCACTGCCAGCTCCCCTGCCTG AAGGGGCATTTTGGTGAAGGCTGTGCCAGTCGCTGTGACTGTGACCATTCTGATGGCTGCGACCCTGTTCACGGACACTGCCAGTGCCAGGCTGGCTGGACAG GTACCCGCTGCCAGCTGCCCTGCCCTGAGGGCTTCTGGGGAGCCAACTGTAGCAACACCTGCACCTGCAAGAATGGGGGCACCTGCACCCCTGAGAATGGCaattgtgtgtgtgcacctggATTCCGAGGCCCCTCCTGCCAGAGAC CCTGTCAGCCCGGCCGCTACGGCAAACGCTGCGTGCCCTGCAAGTGTGCTAACCACTCCTCCTGCCACCCTTCGAATGGGACCTGCTACTGCATGGCTGGCTGGACAGGCCCTGACTGCTCCCAAC CGTGCCCTCTAGGACACTGGGGGGCCAACTGTGCCCAGCTCTGCCAGTGTCGCCATGGCGGGACCTGCCACCCCCAGCACGGGAGTTGTTTCTGCCCCCCAGGCCGGACTGGACGTCTCTGCTTGGAAG GCTGCTCTCCAGGGGTGTTCGGCGCCAATTGTTCCCAACCATGCCAGTGTGGTCCCGGAGAGAGGTGCCACCCAGAGACTGGGGCCTGTGTGTGTCCCCCAGGGCACAGTGGTGCCCCCTGCAGGATTG GAAGCCAGGAGCCATTCACGATGATGCCTACCTCTCCAGTGGCCTATAACTCACTCGGGGCAGTGATTGGCATTGCAGTGCTGGGATCCCTGGTGGTGGCCCTGGTGGCGCTGTTCATTGGCTACCGCCATTGGCAAAAAGGCAAGGAGCACCAGCACCTGGCAGTGGCCTACAGCAGCGGGCGACTGGACGGCTCTGAGTACGTCATGCCAG ATGTCCCTCCGAGCTACAGTCACTACTACTCCAACCCCAGCTACCACACCCTGTCACAGTGCTCACCTAACCCCCCGCCCCCTAACAAG gtTCCAGGCAGTCAGCTCTTTGCCAGCCTCCAGGCCCCTGAGCGGCCAGGTGGAGCCCATGGGCATGATAACCACGCCACACTGCCTGCTGACTGGAAGCATCGCCGGGAACCCCCTCCAGGGCCTCTGGACAGGG GTAGCAGCCGCCTGGACCGAAGCTACAGCTGTAGCTACAGCAACAGGAATGGCCCAGGCCCCTTCTACAGTAAag GGCCCATCTCTgaagaggggctgggggccagcgTGGCTTCCCTGAGCAGTGAGAACCCCTACGCCACCATCCGGGACCTGCCCAGCCTCCTAGGGAGCCCCCGGGAGAGCAGCTACATGGAGATGAAAGGCCCTCCCTCAGGGTCTCCCCCCAGGCAGCCGCCTCAGCTCCGGGACAGCCAGAGGCGGCGGCGACACCCCCAGCCAGAGAGAGACAGTGGCACCTATGAGCAGCCCAGCCCCCTGACCCATG aCCAAGACTCTGTGGGTTCCCAGCCCCCTCTGCCTCCGGGCCTGCCTCCTGGCCACTATGACTCACCCAAGAACAGCCACATCCCTGGACACTATGACTTGCCTCCAGTACGGCATCCCCCGTCACCCCCACTTCGACGCCAGGACCGTTGA
- the PEAR1 gene encoding platelet endothelial aggregation receptor 1 isoform X5, which translates to MSPPLWALFLLALGLELAGTLNPKDPNTCSFWESFTTTTKESHSRPFSLLPSEPCDRPWESPHTCPRPTVVYRTVYRQVVKTEHRMRLQCCRGFYESSGACVPLCARECVHGRCMAPNRCQCVQDWRGDDCSSACAPGVWGPQCDKPCNCGNSSSCDPKSGACSCPSGLQPPHCFRPCSPGRYGPACQFSCQCHGAPCDPQTGACLCPPERTGPSCDVSCSQDNVGFSCPSTPPCQNGGVFQASRGSCSCPPGWMGTICSLPCPEGSYGPNCSRECRCHNGGLCDRFTGQCRCAPGYTGERCREECPVGRFGQDCAETCDCATGARCFPANGACLCEHGFTGDRCAERLCPDGLYGLSCQMPCTCDPEHSLNCHPMSGECSCLPGWAGLHCNESCPQDTHGPGCQEHCLCLHGGVCQPDSGLCRCAPGYTGPHCASLCPPDTYGVNCSARCSCENAIACSPIDGACVCKEGWQHGNCSVPCPPGTWGFGCNASCQCAHEAACSPQTGACTCTPGWHGTHCQLPCLKGHFGEGCASRCDCDHSDGCDPVHGHCQCQAGWTGTRCQLPCPEGFWGANCSNTCTCKNGGTCTPENGNCVCAPGFRGPSCQRPCQPGRYGKRCVPCKCANHSSCHPSNGTCYCMAGWTGPDCSQPCPLGHWGANCAQLCQCRHGGTCHPQHGSCFCPPGRTGRLCLEGCSPGVFGANCSQPCQCGPGERCHPETGACVCPPGHSGAPCRIGSQEPFTMMPTSPVAYNSLGAVIGIAVLGSLVVALVALFIGYRHWQKGKEHQHLAVAYSSGRLDGSEYVMPDVPPSYSHYYSNPSYHTLSQCSPNPPPPNKAVSSLPASRPLSGQVEPMGMITTPHCLLTGSIAGNPLQGLWTGVAAAWTEATAVATATGMAQAPSTVKGPSLKRGWGPAWLP; encoded by the exons ATGTCACCACCTCTGTGGGCCCTCTTTCTcctggccctgggcctggagCTGGCTGGAACCCTCAACCCCAAGGACCCCAACACCTGCAGCTTCTGGGAAAG CTTCACCACCACAACCAAGGAGTCGCACTCCCGCCCCTTCAGCCTGCTCCCCTCGGAGCCCTGTGACCGGCCCTGGGAGAGCCCGCACACCTGCCCCCGGCCCAC GGTTGTCTACCGGACCGTGTACCGCCAGGTGGTGAAGACAGAGCACCGAATGCGCCTGCAGTGCTGCCGGGGCTTCTATGAGAGCAGTGGAGCCTGTGTCC CGCTTTGTGCTCGGGAGTGTGTTCATGGCCGCTGCATGGCACCCAATCGGTGCCAATGTGTACAAGACTGGCGGGGCGACGACTGCTCCAGTG cTTGTGCCCCGGGAGTTTGGGGGCCACAGTGTGACAAGCCCTGCAACTGCGGCAACAGCAGCTCCTGTGACCCCAAGAGTGGGGCATGTTCCTGTCCCTCTGGGCTGCAGCCTCCACACTGCTTTCGGCCCTGCTCCCCTGGCCGCTATGGCCCTGCCTGTCAGTTCAGCTGCCAGTGCCATGGGGCACCTTGTGACCCCCAGACCGGAGCCTGCCTCTGCCCCCCAGAGAGAACTGGGCCCAG CTGCGACGTGTCCTGTTCACAGGACAATGTTGGCTTCTCCTGCCCCAGCACCCCTCCTTGCCAAAACGGGGGTGTCTTCCAGGCCTCTCGGGGCTCCTGCAGCTGCCCACCTGGCTGGATG GGCAccatctgttccctgccctgccccgAGGGCTCCTATGGACCCAACTGCTCCCGGGAATGTCGCTGTCACAACGGAGGCCTCTGCGACCGGTTCACCGGGCAGTGTCGCTGCGCTCCGGGATACACAGGGGAACG GTGCCGTGAGGAGTGCCCCGTGGGCCGCTTCGGGCAGGACTGTGCTGAGACTTGCGACTGCGCCACGGGCGCCCGCTGCTTCCCGGCCAACGGCGCGTGTCTGTGCGAACACGGCTTCACTGGGGACCGCTGCGCCGAACGTCTCTGCCCCGACGGCCTCTACGGCCTCAGCTGCCAGATGCCCTGCACCTGCGACCCGGAACACAGTCTCAA CTGCCACCCGATGAGCGGGGAGTGCTCTTGCCTGCCGGGCTGGGCGGGCCTCCACTGCAACGAGAGCTGCCCGCAGGACACGCACGGGCCTGGCTGCCAGGAGCACTGCCTCTGCCTGCACGGCGGCGTCTGCCAGCCCGACAGCGGCCTCTGCCGGTGCGCGCCCGGCTACACG GGCCCGCATTGCGCTAGCCTCTGTCCCCCTGACACCTATGGAGTCAACTGCTCCGCACGCTGCTCCTGCGAAAATGCCATCGCCTGCTCGCCCATCGACGGCGCCTGCGTCTGCAAGGAAG GTTGGCAGCATGGTAACTGCTCTGTGCCCTGCCCGCCTGGAACCTGGGGCTTCGGTTGCAATGCCAGCTGCCAGTGTGCCCACGAGGCAGCCTGCAGCCCCCAAACTGGAGCCTGTACCTGTACCCCTGGGTGGCACGGGACCCACTGCCAGCTCCCCTGCCTG AAGGGGCATTTTGGTGAAGGCTGTGCCAGTCGCTGTGACTGTGACCATTCTGATGGCTGCGACCCTGTTCACGGACACTGCCAGTGCCAGGCTGGCTGGACAG GTACCCGCTGCCAGCTGCCCTGCCCTGAGGGCTTCTGGGGAGCCAACTGTAGCAACACCTGCACCTGCAAGAATGGGGGCACCTGCACCCCTGAGAATGGCaattgtgtgtgtgcacctggATTCCGAGGCCCCTCCTGCCAGAGAC CCTGTCAGCCCGGCCGCTACGGCAAACGCTGCGTGCCCTGCAAGTGTGCTAACCACTCCTCCTGCCACCCTTCGAATGGGACCTGCTACTGCATGGCTGGCTGGACAGGCCCTGACTGCTCCCAAC CGTGCCCTCTAGGACACTGGGGGGCCAACTGTGCCCAGCTCTGCCAGTGTCGCCATGGCGGGACCTGCCACCCCCAGCACGGGAGTTGTTTCTGCCCCCCAGGCCGGACTGGACGTCTCTGCTTGGAAG GCTGCTCTCCAGGGGTGTTCGGCGCCAATTGTTCCCAACCATGCCAGTGTGGTCCCGGAGAGAGGTGCCACCCAGAGACTGGGGCCTGTGTGTGTCCCCCAGGGCACAGTGGTGCCCCCTGCAGGATTG GAAGCCAGGAGCCATTCACGATGATGCCTACCTCTCCAGTGGCCTATAACTCACTCGGGGCAGTGATTGGCATTGCAGTGCTGGGATCCCTGGTGGTGGCCCTGGTGGCGCTGTTCATTGGCTACCGCCATTGGCAAAAAGGCAAGGAGCACCAGCACCTGGCAGTGGCCTACAGCAGCGGGCGACTGGACGGCTCTGAGTACGTCATGCCAG ATGTCCCTCCGAGCTACAGTCACTACTACTCCAACCCCAGCTACCACACCCTGTCACAGTGCTCACCTAACCCCCCGCCCCCTAACAAG GCAGTCAGCTCTTTGCCAGCCTCCAGGCCCCTGAGCGGCCAGGTGGAGCCCATGGGCATGATAACCACGCCACACTGCCTGCTGACTGGAAGCATCGCCGGGAACCCCCTCCAGGGCCTCTGGACAGGG GTAGCAGCCGCCTGGACCGAAGCTACAGCTGTAGCTACAGCAACAGGAATGGCCCAGGCCCCTTCTACAGTAAag GGCCCATCTCTgaagaggggctgggggccagcgTGGCTTCCCTGA